The Winogradskyella schleiferi genome contains the following window.
TAGCTATTGAAGGAACATCCAAATATCACAGATATACAAATGCGCAATCAAATGATAATGACTTAATAGCTCCTCCGTTATCAGGACAAAGTTGGTTCTCTTTTTTGACAACCGATAACAACTATAATGCAAACGTTTTGTTCAGTAATGACGTAGCTGTACCAAATACAACTTATCTCTTTGGTCCATATGAAAAAGGCGGTACAGATGACTATTTGATGTATGCCTATAGTGCTGTAAAAACTTTATATTCTGGTCAAGGATATAGAGTAGCAACAAATACGCCATTAGTTGACGGAAACGGTGAGGCCTTAATTTTCACTGGGTCAATTGTAACAGGTTCTGTTAACAGAACTATTGAAAACGATTTTACTGGTACTTTTCCAGAATGGAATCTTATAGGTAATCCTTATGCTTCTTATATAGATGTTGATACCTTTTTGAATCATGTAGGGACTGAATCCGGAGTATCAAACCTTAGTTTACTAGGTGAAAATACTGCCGCTATTTATGGTTATGATGCAAATAATACAGATGAATCAGGAAGTAATTGGACGATCACAAATTTGGTTGATGGACCAGATCTTATAGCTCCAGGTCAAGGCTTTTTTGTGTCATCAAATACATCCTCAGCAAATTTAGAGTTTTCGCCAGATATGCAAGTTATAGGAGATTCAGATGATTTTATTGTTGGTAGATCATCAAATAACACTGATTTTATCAAAATAAGGATGAATACAGTTTCAGATAGTTGTTTAACGTCAGTTTTTTTTCATGACAATGCAAGTACAGGTTTAGACATTGGTTATGATGCGGCAATTTTTGGAGGTAACGCTCCTGAATTTGCGCTGTATACGCATTTGGTGCAGGACAATGAAGGTGCTCCAATGGCAATACAAACTATTAATTCAAGTAATCTTTCAGATGTGATTATACCATTAGGAGTAAATGCAAATCAAGGCGTGGATTTAACTTTCAGTATTGCTGATATGACTTTACCGGCTTCTGCTAATATATATATTGATGATATGGTTGCTAATACATCAACCTTGTTAAACAACTCTGATTATGTGATGTTACCGACAACTACATTGTCTGGAACTGGACGTTTTTTCTTAAGAACATCTGTAGAGGCGTTATCAATTATTGAAAAAAATTTAGATGCTCTAAATGTCTTCGTTTCAAATAGTTCTAATGAATTAATAGTGGGTGGCCAGTTACAAGAAAACACACTATTAGTTCTATACGATGTTCAGGGCAGAAAGGTGCTTTCAACAGAGCTTGATTTATCTATTGTTGAAAACCGCATAAATCTATCTTCACTTAGCAAGGGAGTTTACATTGCAAATCTTCATAACAAGATGAGTCGAAAATCACAAAAAGTGGTTATTAAATAAAATCAAATGAACAAAAATTATATTACATTAAGATCTAGATCTGTATTAATATGCTTTTAATAAAACTTTTTAAGTTTCTGTAATCCACTTTTGTAAATAGGTAATATCTCTTTAAATACCTCTGCTCATTATTAAGATTTTCGATTGTTTTAATCGGTTAGATTCATTTATTATTATAAATTTGCACATGAAAATAACGACAATACTTTAGTTGTTAAAATCATTAATCATATTGAAAAAATATAGATGGTAAAACTTAAAGGGGAATTAAGAATCGAGGATTTTTACAACATTATATTCGAATCCCAATCTATTCAAATGGATGATACTGTATTAGATACAGTTGAAAAGAGCTTTGTGTTTTTAAGAGATTTTTCTCAAAATAAAACCATCTATGGTGTTAATACAGGATTTGGACCTATGGCTCAATACAAAATTGCCGATTCAGATCGTATAAAATTACAATACAATTTAATAAGAAGTCATGCGTCTGGTACGGGTAATCCAATTCAACCACAGTATGTAAAAGCAGCAATGCTAGCAAGATTAAACACTTTATCCTTAGGTAAATCTGGAGCTCATAAATCGGTTATTGATCTCATGACCGAATTAATAAACCGGGACATTACGCCTTTAATTTACGAGCATGGTGGTGTTGGTGCAAGTGGAGATTTGGTTCAATTAGCACATTTAGCCTTAGTTTTAATTGGTGAAGGTGAAGTGTTTTATAAAAATGAACTGCGACCTACAAAGGAGGTTTTTGAAATTGAAAAACTTGAACCGATTAAAGTGGTTTTAAGAGAGGGATTAGCCTTAATGAATGGTACGTCTGTTATGACAGGTGTAGGTATTGTAAATACTATTAATACAAGACGTTTATTAAATTGGGCCATTCTATGTTCATCTGCTATAAATGAAATTGTAGAAGCCTATGATGATCATTTGTCTTTTGAATTAAACCAAGCAAAACAGCATAAAGGTCAGCGTGAAATAGCGAAACAAATGCGATCCCATTTAAGTGATAGCAAACTCACTAGAAAACGTGAAGAATATTTATACAATAAAAACCCAGATGTTACTGTATTTGAAGAAAAAGTACAAGAATATTATTCCTTGCGATGTGTGCCTCAAATATTAGGGCCAGTTTTGGATACTTTAAATAATATAGAGCGCATTTTAATAGAAGAAGTAAACTCTGCTAACGATAATCCTATTATTGATGTTGAAAAACAACATGTTTATCATGGCGGGAATTTCCACGGCGATTATGTATCCTTAGAGATGGATAAACTAAAATTGGTCGTTACCAAAATGAGCATGTTAGCAGAACGCCAATTGAATTATTTACTAAATCCTAGTCTTAATAAAATACTTCCTGCTTTTGTCAACCTTGGAACTTTAGGGTTAAATTTCGGGATGCAAGGTGTGCAATTTACAGCAACCTCTACTACGGCAGAAAACCAAATGCTATCCAATCCGATGTATGTCCATAGTATTCCGAACAACAATGACAATCAAGATATTGTGAGTATGGGAACTAATGCGGCTCTTATTACAAAAAAAGTTATTGAGAATGCTTTTGAAGTTGTCGCGATAGAAATGATCACCATTATACAAGCCATTGAGTATTTAAACGCACAAGACAAAGTATCTTCAAAAACGAAGAAAATGTATGATGAAATCCGAAAATTAGTTCCTATATTTACGGAAGACGTTGTTATGTATCCTTATGTAAATGAGGTAAAAGCATTTATCATGGATCACAAAAATAACATTGTGTGACAAAACAGTCTTGATAAAAAAGGTGATTCCTTAAGGATGATTTACAAGGGTGTTAAAGTTGAGAATTATTAAACAAAAAATATAAATCATGAAAACTAAACACTTATTATTAGTCATACTTCTTCAAAGTATTTTCTCAATTAATGCACAAGAATTAGCATTGGTTAGGGAAAATGATTTATTCGGTTATATCAATAAGTCAGGAGAGTATGCCATTAAACCTCAGTTTCAAAAAGCAGCTAGTTTTTCTGGTAAGTATGCAGCAGCATTTCAAGGCGATCAATGGGGACTTATAGACACTTCGGGAAATTGGGTGCTTCAACCAGAATACGATAAAGTAAAAGATTTTAATTCTGGTTATGTTTTAGTGCTTAAAGATGACCAATGGAATTATGTTAATCCTTCAGGAGAAAAATTAAAAACTCCGGTAACAGAGAAATATTATGATTTCGAGGATGGTGTCGCTTTGTACAGAAACAATAAAAAGTTGGGGCTTTTAGGTACCGATGGCAAACTCCTTCTAGAACCTACTTACGATGTTATCAAACCATTTGTCAATGGCTATGCAAGAGTTCGGAATGATGATAATTGGGGAATGATAGATAACAAAGGCAACATATTTATTCCGTTGGAATACGATGAGTTAGGCGATTATAATAGCCAAGGTGTCGGCGCTAGAAAAGGAGAATCTTTTGGTATTGTAGTAGATAAGAAACTCAATATCATTAGTGGAGCTGACAAAGTTTGGGACTTTACGGATGATTCTGACTTAACCTATGCACGGAGCGATAAAAAAATGGGATTTGTCAATAATAAAGGCGAATGGGTTATTAAGCCGACTTTCAAAAAAGTGAGAGCATTTAATAACGGATTAGCTCCAGCGCTTAATGAAAAACTTTGGGGTTATATTAATGAGAAAGGAGAAAAAGTAATCGACTATTTATATAGAGACGCTGAAACTTTTTCAGCCAGTGGCTTAGCGCCTGTAAAAGAGAAAAAATTATGGGGTTTTATAGATAAATCAGGTAAAACAATTATTGCCGCTGAATACGATATAACCGCAGGAGGTTTTTCTATTTTTAGTAAAAATAATATTAAAGGATTTCACAACGGGTTAGCTCGTGTAAAGAAAGATAAAGAATGGGGCTTTTTAGATACTGACGGGAAACCATTGGGTGGAAAATGGTACCAAAATGTTGAATTATTTGTTGATACAACAAAATAATCAGTATATTATAAATGAACGAAAAAGAACAGGTAACCAAGTGTGCTTTAATAACAGGAGGCTCTAGAGGTATTGGCAAATCAATATGTATACAACTAGCAAAAGATTCCGATTATCATATATTAATTAACTATCAAAACAATAAAGAAGCTGCTTTAGATACTTTGGAAGCCGTAAAAAAAGCTGGCGGAACTGGTGAGTTATTACAATTTAATGTTGTGGATAACCAAGCCGTTAAATCTATATTGGATAATTGGCTAGACAACAATAAAAGTTCCATTATCGAAGTGATTGTTAACAATGCAGGCATCACTAAAGATGGATTGTTCATGTGGATGTCCCAAGACGATTGGAACAATGTTATTAATACCAGTCTTAACGGTTTTTTTAATGTTACCAATCATTTGATTCAAAAATTATTGGTTCAAAAGTATGGGCGTATTATTAATATGGTTTCACTTTCTGGCTTAAAAGGAACAGCTGGTCAAACTAACTACTCTGCAGCAAAGGGCGCTGTAATTGCAGCAACCAAAGCTTTGGCCCAGGAAATTGCCAAACGTAATATTACCGTAAATGCTGTGGCACCAGGATTCATTAAAACGGACATGACTGGTGATTTAGATGAAAAGGAATTAAAAAAAATGGTACCAGCAAATCGTTTTGGTAACCCAGAAGAAGTGGCACATTTAGTGTCTTTTCTAGCCTCTAAAAATGCCTCTTATATTACAGGAGAAGTTATAAATATTAATGGAGGTCTTTACTCTTAAATACAGATTGGAATGGGACGAGTGGTCATAACCGGAATGGGAATATATTCGTGTATCGGTAAAAATTTGGATGAAGTTAAGGAGTCTTTATATAATGGTAGATCTGGAATTGTAATTGATGAAGATAGAATTCCTTTCGGATACCGTTCCCCATTGACAGGTATGGTTGAAGAACCAG
Protein-coding sequences here:
- a CDS encoding HAL/PAL/TAL family ammonia-lyase; the protein is MVKLKGELRIEDFYNIIFESQSIQMDDTVLDTVEKSFVFLRDFSQNKTIYGVNTGFGPMAQYKIADSDRIKLQYNLIRSHASGTGNPIQPQYVKAAMLARLNTLSLGKSGAHKSVIDLMTELINRDITPLIYEHGGVGASGDLVQLAHLALVLIGEGEVFYKNELRPTKEVFEIEKLEPIKVVLREGLALMNGTSVMTGVGIVNTINTRRLLNWAILCSSAINEIVEAYDDHLSFELNQAKQHKGQREIAKQMRSHLSDSKLTRKREEYLYNKNPDVTVFEEKVQEYYSLRCVPQILGPVLDTLNNIERILIEEVNSANDNPIIDVEKQHVYHGGNFHGDYVSLEMDKLKLVVTKMSMLAERQLNYLLNPSLNKILPAFVNLGTLGLNFGMQGVQFTATSTTAENQMLSNPMYVHSIPNNNDNQDIVSMGTNAALITKKVIENAFEVVAIEMITIIQAIEYLNAQDKVSSKTKKMYDEIRKLVPIFTEDVVMYPYVNEVKAFIMDHKNNIV
- a CDS encoding WG repeat-containing protein, with the protein product MKTKHLLLVILLQSIFSINAQELALVRENDLFGYINKSGEYAIKPQFQKAASFSGKYAAAFQGDQWGLIDTSGNWVLQPEYDKVKDFNSGYVLVLKDDQWNYVNPSGEKLKTPVTEKYYDFEDGVALYRNNKKLGLLGTDGKLLLEPTYDVIKPFVNGYARVRNDDNWGMIDNKGNIFIPLEYDELGDYNSQGVGARKGESFGIVVDKKLNIISGADKVWDFTDDSDLTYARSDKKMGFVNNKGEWVIKPTFKKVRAFNNGLAPALNEKLWGYINEKGEKVIDYLYRDAETFSASGLAPVKEKKLWGFIDKSGKTIIAAEYDITAGGFSIFSKNNIKGFHNGLARVKKDKEWGFLDTDGKPLGGKWYQNVELFVDTTK
- a CDS encoding T9SS type A sorting domain-containing protein, with product MKLNLIHSLFLTLFMFSIGNIEDFGATLKGNASIEDSDANKYLQAKRAHWAYTTVVGESAINFINENKNTSVLETSVVSEFISQGQLRLSLYESSALANNETATDGLLILFDTEGNNAVDANDALNITNLDENFATNNNGVLLSIESRATPVDEEEIQLEINTYRNTNYTIVAQGISMQCATALLYDNYTGVSTEIPQSGDVNYSYSVVSDIPASIANDRFKLVFAANPLPITWNGSVSNNWNDPNNWTPNELPDFCSEITVPVTETPPLIPGFQTIAALNINSGSNVVIPLGATLNVRGDLNMYSESDTYSGLIVKGTIAIEGTSKYHRYTNAQSNDNDLIAPPLSGQSWFSFLTTDNNYNANVLFSNDVAVPNTTYLFGPYEKGGTDDYLMYAYSAVKTLYSGQGYRVATNTPLVDGNGEALIFTGSIVTGSVNRTIENDFTGTFPEWNLIGNPYASYIDVDTFLNHVGTESGVSNLSLLGENTAAIYGYDANNTDESGSNWTITNLVDGPDLIAPGQGFFVSSNTSSANLEFSPDMQVIGDSDDFIVGRSSNNTDFIKIRMNTVSDSCLTSVFFHDNASTGLDIGYDAAIFGGNAPEFALYTHLVQDNEGAPMAIQTINSSNLSDVIIPLGVNANQGVDLTFSIADMTLPASANIYIDDMVANTSTLLNNSDYVMLPTTTLSGTGRFFLRTSVEALSIIEKNLDALNVFVSNSSNELIVGGQLQENTLLVLYDVQGRKVLSTELDLSIVENRINLSSLSKGVYIANLHNKMSRKSQKVVIK
- the fabG gene encoding 3-oxoacyl-ACP reductase FabG yields the protein MNEKEQVTKCALITGGSRGIGKSICIQLAKDSDYHILINYQNNKEAALDTLEAVKKAGGTGELLQFNVVDNQAVKSILDNWLDNNKSSIIEVIVNNAGITKDGLFMWMSQDDWNNVINTSLNGFFNVTNHLIQKLLVQKYGRIINMVSLSGLKGTAGQTNYSAAKGAVIAATKALAQEIAKRNITVNAVAPGFIKTDMTGDLDEKELKKMVPANRFGNPEEVAHLVSFLASKNASYITGEVININGGLYS